From one Marinobacter sp. LV10MA510-1 genomic stretch:
- the phnD gene encoding phosphate/phosphite/phosphonate ABC transporter substrate-binding protein has protein sequence MNMQKKLFSGTLPSVTLAASALLFAFSSPALADCERGALDAMYCDVNGDMVADLPTDESEWVNPDTLIFAYTPVEDPAIYSDIWQPFIDHLAKVTGKDVRFFAVQSNSAQVEAMRSGRLHIAGFSTGPTPFAVNLAGAVPFALMGSDTGQFGYTLQVFTHSSSDIYEMADLKGKRVAHTSPTSNSGNQAPRALFPEMGIVPGEDYEISFSGSHDQSMLGVVARDYDAAPVASEVVERMAARGLYDVDDVRLIWESDRFPTTSYNYAHNLHPDLVEKVREAFYTFKFAGTELGDEFEGVETFIPITYKDNWRVIRTIQASNGVQYTPDNLQ, from the coding sequence ATGAATATGCAGAAAAAACTGTTCTCAGGCACCTTGCCGTCCGTCACCCTGGCAGCTTCGGCTTTGCTGTTTGCTTTCAGCAGCCCTGCTCTGGCGGACTGTGAACGAGGTGCACTCGATGCCATGTACTGCGATGTAAACGGCGACATGGTAGCCGACTTGCCAACAGACGAGTCGGAGTGGGTTAATCCCGATACCTTGATTTTTGCCTACACGCCCGTTGAAGATCCGGCCATTTATTCGGATATCTGGCAGCCTTTCATTGACCACCTGGCAAAAGTGACCGGTAAAGATGTTCGCTTCTTCGCCGTGCAATCCAATTCTGCCCAAGTAGAAGCTATGCGCAGTGGACGCCTGCACATTGCCGGCTTTTCCACCGGCCCAACACCTTTCGCCGTTAACCTTGCCGGAGCAGTTCCCTTTGCGCTGATGGGCTCAGACACGGGTCAGTTTGGTTATACCTTGCAAGTGTTCACTCATAGCAGTTCTGACATTTATGAAATGGCAGACCTGAAAGGCAAGCGGGTTGCGCATACGTCGCCAACCTCTAACTCGGGCAACCAGGCACCCAGAGCGCTGTTTCCGGAAATGGGGATAGTACCGGGTGAAGACTACGAAATTTCATTTTCGGGCAGCCACGATCAATCCATGCTCGGTGTGGTCGCTCGCGATTACGATGCCGCGCCAGTCGCCTCAGAAGTGGTAGAGCGCATGGCCGCGCGTGGGTTGTATGACGTAGACGACGTGCGCCTGATTTGGGAGTCAGATCGCTTCCCGACAACGTCTTATAACTATGCACACAACCTGCACCCTGACCTGGTTGAAAAAGTTCGCGAGGCCTTCTACACCTTTAAATTCGCCGGCACCGAGCTGGGTGACGAGTTTGAAGGCGTCGAAACCTTCATTCCGATCACCTATAAGGACAACTGGCGCGTCATTCGCACCATTCAGGCGTCCAATGGCGTTCAGTACACCCCCGATAATCTTCAATAA
- a CDS encoding molecular chaperone DnaJ: MPLVLLIAVMTVVAWFWLRNQPPGQQKPAIIKLVVIAGVVMVVLMAITGRLPILFAGLAFLFPLLRRVLPSLLMGRLSGMMGSGQAKAKPGNQSHVSSDILKMTLDHDSGDMTGEIVKGPMAGRALADLAESEFIGLLQYCRDQDEDSARLLETYLDRRFGDSWRTDDPTGDDRAQNGEQNGERESSNSSGTLTDSEALDILGLQEGASRDEIIQAHRRMMQKMHPDRGGSNYLAARVNEAKERLLS, encoded by the coding sequence GTGCCATTAGTGCTTTTGATTGCTGTGATGACCGTTGTTGCCTGGTTCTGGCTGCGTAACCAACCGCCCGGCCAGCAAAAACCGGCCATCATCAAGCTGGTGGTGATTGCGGGTGTTGTGATGGTGGTTCTGATGGCCATCACCGGCCGCCTGCCGATCTTGTTTGCAGGGTTGGCTTTCCTGTTCCCTCTGTTACGGCGGGTTCTGCCTTCGCTATTGATGGGGCGCCTGTCGGGCATGATGGGAAGCGGCCAGGCGAAGGCAAAACCTGGCAACCAGTCCCATGTGTCCAGTGACATCCTCAAGATGACCCTGGATCACGACTCCGGAGATATGACCGGTGAAATAGTGAAGGGCCCTATGGCCGGGCGGGCGCTGGCGGATTTGGCCGAGAGTGAATTCATCGGGCTATTGCAGTACTGCCGGGACCAGGATGAGGACTCTGCCCGGCTTTTGGAAACCTATTTAGACCGCCGCTTCGGCGATTCCTGGCGTACTGACGATCCGACTGGCGATGACAGGGCCCAAAACGGCGAGCAGAACGGTGAGCGCGAAAGCTCGAACAGTAGCGGCACTCTGACCGACAGCGAAGCTCTGGATATTCTGGGGCTTCAGGAGGGCGCCAGCCGCGACGAAATTATTCAGGCCCACCGCAGAATGATGCAGAAAATGCACCCGGACCGCGGTGGAAGTAACTACCTGGCCGCCCGTGTTAATGAAGCCAAAGAGCGGTTGCTGAGCTAA
- a CDS encoding alpha/beta hydrolase, with translation MIFGIAWFAMMWLGLVMVALVVAVLFIVRRKNDVGGDSTTTTHQPQSEARQQVLEKIKGMHASTEGLRGRARIKALRRHMDSMSDGLKLVSDIRPAADGEPNGEWVIAPGSDPNRRILYIHGGSWIAGSPKSHRAITDRLSRLAHACVFAVDYRLMPENRYLDGIIDCQQAYRWMLDNGPDGKSAADFVVIAGDSAGGSHTLGLIAWIRDQNLPSPNAAIALSPSTELMLTSLSKRANLKTDAMLGPTIEKLGRIPSPLLWWGTVLGIRILPTSPMASPLRGKLHNLPPTLIHVSESELLHENAQRYVSKAQEAGSPVEMKTWPDMVHVWHMFTPLLPEAEEAFDDISGFLARVEAGSAAP, from the coding sequence ATGATTTTCGGAATCGCCTGGTTCGCAATGATGTGGCTTGGTCTAGTGATGGTCGCACTGGTGGTTGCAGTGCTGTTCATTGTGCGCCGAAAAAACGATGTTGGTGGTGATAGCACAACCACCACTCACCAGCCGCAAAGCGAGGCTCGGCAGCAAGTGCTTGAAAAGATTAAGGGCATGCATGCCTCGACTGAAGGTCTCCGTGGCCGCGCCCGGATAAAAGCCCTGCGGCGCCATATGGATAGCATGAGCGACGGTCTGAAACTCGTCTCGGATATCCGCCCCGCTGCAGATGGCGAACCCAATGGGGAATGGGTGATTGCACCCGGATCAGACCCCAATCGGCGAATTCTCTACATTCACGGCGGTTCCTGGATCGCCGGCAGCCCCAAAAGCCATCGCGCAATCACTGATCGTTTGTCTAGGTTGGCCCATGCCTGCGTATTCGCCGTTGATTACCGGTTAATGCCGGAAAACCGTTATCTGGACGGTATTATCGACTGCCAGCAGGCTTACCGCTGGATGCTCGATAACGGCCCGGATGGGAAGTCTGCGGCTGATTTTGTGGTGATCGCCGGGGACTCTGCCGGCGGCAGTCACACTCTGGGCCTGATTGCCTGGATACGAGACCAGAATCTGCCATCACCGAATGCCGCGATTGCCCTGTCACCCTCCACCGAGCTCATGCTTACGTCACTAAGCAAGAGAGCCAACCTGAAAACCGATGCCATGCTTGGGCCCACCATTGAGAAACTGGGGCGAATACCCTCGCCGCTGCTGTGGTGGGGAACGGTTTTGGGCATTCGCATATTACCCACCAGCCCAATGGCCTCACCCCTGCGGGGAAAGCTCCACAATCTGCCGCCAACACTGATCCACGTCAGCGAATCGGAGTTGCTGCACGAAAACGCCCAACGGTATGTATCAAAGGCGCAAGAGGCCGGCTCGCCGGTGGAAATGAAAACCTGGCCCGACATGGTTCATGTTTGGCACATGTTTACGCCACTGTTACCAGAGGCGGAAGAGGCGTTTGACGACATAAGCGGATTTTTAGCGCGGGTGGAAGCAGGTTCAGCGGCGCCTTAG
- the corA gene encoding magnesium/cobalt transporter CorA, giving the protein MAYFNKHYHSPGTAPGTLVTIQKPVAPVTIKLIDYTETSVEEHQLASARDCQPFLARESKTWIQVNGHIDPDTLRDFGELFDLHDLALEDIINSGQRPKIELYDDQIFIIATLPVYDGQNLELVQVSLFVGKNYLICFCPLANDPFEPVRKRMRQPNNRRFDDRGIDYLLYALMDFIIDAGFPVLEQFGGQLEALEEELLERPSQKTLALLHELKRELLTLRRVLWPQRELITTLMRGEDELILADTLVYFRDCYDHSIQIIELLESFRDMAASMLDIYLSSISQRTNETMRVLTIIATIFIPLTFLVGVYGMNFEHPGSPWSMPELGWYYGYPMVWGVMILTVLGLLWFFKRRHWI; this is encoded by the coding sequence ATGGCTTATTTTAACAAACACTACCACAGCCCAGGCACGGCTCCCGGAACTCTGGTGACCATTCAAAAACCGGTAGCGCCGGTTACCATAAAGCTGATTGATTACACGGAGACCTCGGTTGAGGAGCACCAACTTGCGTCAGCGCGCGATTGCCAGCCATTTCTGGCCCGGGAGAGTAAAACCTGGATTCAGGTAAACGGGCATATCGATCCAGATACCCTTCGAGATTTTGGTGAACTGTTTGATCTTCACGACCTGGCGCTGGAGGACATCATCAACAGTGGCCAACGTCCCAAAATCGAACTGTATGACGACCAGATTTTCATCATCGCGACACTGCCTGTTTACGATGGCCAGAATTTGGAGCTGGTTCAGGTGAGCCTTTTCGTTGGAAAGAACTATCTGATCTGCTTTTGCCCTCTGGCAAATGACCCTTTTGAGCCGGTGCGCAAGCGCATGCGGCAACCCAACAACCGCCGCTTTGATGACCGCGGAATCGATTATCTGCTGTATGCGCTGATGGATTTTATTATTGATGCCGGTTTTCCGGTACTGGAACAATTCGGCGGCCAGCTTGAAGCGCTTGAGGAGGAGTTGCTGGAACGCCCGAGTCAGAAAACGCTGGCGTTATTGCATGAGCTTAAGCGCGAACTGCTGACCTTACGCCGGGTGCTCTGGCCCCAGCGGGAACTGATCACAACGTTGATGCGGGGTGAAGACGAGCTGATTCTGGCAGACACCCTGGTGTATTTCAGGGACTGTTACGACCACAGCATTCAGATTATCGAATTATTGGAAAGCTTTCGCGATATGGCTGCCAGTATGCTAGATATCTACCTGTCCAGTATCAGCCAGCGCACCAATGAGACCATGAGGGTGTTGACGATCATCGCGACCATCTTTATTCCGCTGACGTTTTTGGTGGGTGTTTACGGCATGAATTTTGAACACCCGGGCAGCCCCTGGTCGATGCCAGAACTGGGCTGGTATTACGGTTACCCGATGGTCTGGGGCGTCATGATTCTAACCGTTCTGGGGTTGCTCTGGTTCTTCAAACGTCGGCACTGGATATAG
- the phnN gene encoding ribose 1,5-bisphosphokinase yields MPESNSKQSLTAGLGRLFYIMGASGAGKDTLLRGCRGGSTDDLRPLVAHRYITRKPDGGTERHIWLSDTEFEQRVAIDAFAMHWSANGFRYGIGRQIDQWLARGGQVLVNGSRGYLDEARAHYGDTLIPVLIRVDPDRLQQRLMLRGRECADQIDARIRRARELEQQLPSDCLVIENNGNVEDAVSNLLAAIAEQQNGHQAGCVKASVQGIDSK; encoded by the coding sequence GTGCCAGAATCAAACAGTAAACAGTCCCTCACGGCCGGGCTGGGACGCCTGTTTTACATTATGGGGGCGTCAGGAGCGGGCAAAGACACGCTGCTCCGAGGCTGCCGGGGAGGCTCTACCGATGACCTGAGACCACTTGTGGCCCACCGCTATATAACCCGGAAACCGGATGGCGGCACCGAGCGCCATATCTGGCTTTCAGACACCGAGTTCGAGCAGCGGGTAGCCATAGATGCCTTTGCCATGCACTGGTCAGCTAATGGTTTCCGCTACGGAATCGGCCGCCAGATCGACCAGTGGCTTGCTCGCGGTGGCCAGGTACTGGTGAATGGATCCCGCGGCTATCTCGATGAGGCTCGGGCGCATTATGGCGACACGCTTATTCCAGTACTGATCCGTGTCGACCCGGACCGGCTGCAACAGCGCCTGATGCTGCGCGGCCGGGAATGCGCTGATCAGATCGACGCGCGGATTCGCCGTGCCCGGGAGCTGGAACAGCAGCTCCCTTCAGACTGCCTTGTGATCGAGAACAATGGCAACGTGGAAGACGCCGTATCCAACCTGTTGGCTGCGATCGCAGAACAACAGAACGGTCACCAAGCGGGCTGCGTGAAGGCCTCCGTTCAAGGTATTGATAGCAAATGA
- a CDS encoding alpha-D-ribose 1-methylphosphonate 5-triphosphate diphosphatase: MSAMDLTLERPQLESSELLLTNARIVTENEVFTGTLKVRNGLISAIDRGNTRAAKAQDCQGAYLIPGLVELHTDNLEKHFSPRPGVIWPSHPAVLTHDAHIVSSGITTVFDALSVGDIVDDSNRLTHLRTLIDALSETRDAGMLRADHLLHLRCEVSFGETLQLFEDLVDHPLLQLVSVMDHTPGQRQFVREDKYRQYYKGKHNLSDAEMDAFTHTRKESALLHSDRNRKAIVAICQARGIPLASHDDATLDHVAESAALGMRIAEFPTTREAAKASHDQGLRVLMGAPNIVRGGSHSGNIAAAELASAGVLDILSSDYYPASMLDAAFRLASMEDNDYDMARAIATITATPARCANLHDRGVIERGKRADLVLVEPRNQLPVIQNVWRSGKRVY, translated from the coding sequence ATGAGCGCCATGGACCTGACACTGGAACGGCCGCAGCTTGAAAGCAGTGAATTACTGCTCACCAACGCCCGTATTGTGACTGAAAACGAAGTCTTTACCGGCACACTCAAAGTCCGGAATGGTTTGATCAGTGCTATAGATCGGGGGAACACCCGGGCAGCCAAAGCCCAGGATTGCCAGGGAGCCTATCTGATTCCGGGACTGGTGGAGCTGCATACAGACAACCTTGAAAAGCACTTTTCGCCACGGCCGGGCGTTATCTGGCCCAGCCACCCGGCCGTGCTCACCCACGACGCCCATATTGTATCGTCTGGCATAACCACGGTATTCGACGCGTTGTCCGTCGGTGATATTGTTGATGACAGCAACCGCCTGACCCACCTCAGGACCCTCATCGACGCTCTGTCGGAAACACGTGATGCGGGCATGTTGCGGGCGGATCACCTGCTGCACTTGCGCTGCGAAGTCAGTTTTGGCGAAACCCTGCAACTGTTCGAAGACCTGGTTGATCATCCCCTGCTCCAGCTTGTTTCAGTCATGGACCACACACCAGGGCAGCGTCAATTTGTTCGGGAAGACAAGTACCGGCAGTATTACAAGGGCAAGCACAACCTCAGCGACGCTGAAATGGACGCCTTCACCCACACGCGCAAGGAATCTGCTCTGCTGCACAGCGACCGAAACCGCAAAGCCATAGTCGCCATCTGCCAGGCCAGAGGCATCCCGCTGGCCAGCCATGATGACGCGACCCTGGACCACGTTGCAGAGTCGGCAGCATTGGGTATGCGTATTGCGGAATTCCCCACCACCCGGGAAGCGGCTAAAGCCTCCCATGACCAAGGGTTGCGGGTATTGATGGGTGCGCCCAATATTGTGCGGGGAGGCTCTCACTCAGGCAACATTGCAGCAGCCGAACTGGCCTCCGCCGGGGTGCTCGATATACTGTCTTCAGACTATTATCCCGCCAGCATGCTGGACGCGGCATTTCGCCTGGCCAGCATGGAAGACAACGACTATGACATGGCTCGGGCCATCGCCACCATCACTGCAACCCCCGCACGCTGCGCCAACCTCCATGACCGCGGCGTGATCGAACGCGGCAAACGGGCGGACCTGGTGCTGGTGGAACCCAGAAATCAACTGCCGGTGATTCAAAACGTCTGGCGAAGCGGAAAACGCGTGTATTAA
- the phnL gene encoding phosphonate C-P lyase system protein PhnL, whose protein sequence is MTVMIQVSDLNKRFTLHNQGGVSYPVLTEVSFSVNAGECVVLDGRSGSGKSTLLRSLYANYKPQSGQLHVRHQGELTDLVTATPRQILTIRRQTLGYVSQFLRVIPRVSTLEVVMEPLRALGVDRETCREKASGLLRQLNIPKTLWHLAPSTFSGGEQQRVNIARGFVVDYPILLLDEPTASLDADNCAVVVSLIQQARDRGAAIVGIFHDAGLRDQLADRRIPLISPAKEEAA, encoded by the coding sequence ATGACGGTCATGATCCAGGTTTCCGACCTGAACAAACGATTCACCCTGCACAACCAGGGTGGTGTTTCCTACCCTGTCCTCACGGAGGTGTCCTTTAGCGTGAACGCTGGCGAATGCGTCGTGCTGGACGGGCGCTCCGGGTCCGGTAAAAGTACCCTTTTGCGTTCGCTTTACGCCAACTATAAGCCCCAGTCCGGTCAACTTCATGTTCGACACCAGGGCGAGCTTACCGACTTGGTCACAGCAACACCCAGGCAGATTCTGACCATCCGGCGGCAAACCCTGGGCTATGTCAGCCAATTCCTGCGGGTTATTCCCCGAGTATCGACCCTTGAAGTGGTGATGGAACCGCTAAGGGCCCTGGGCGTAGACCGGGAGACCTGTCGCGAAAAAGCCTCCGGATTGCTGCGCCAGCTGAACATACCCAAGACGCTCTGGCACCTGGCTCCCTCGACCTTTTCCGGCGGCGAGCAGCAGCGGGTCAATATCGCCCGGGGCTTTGTGGTTGATTACCCCATCCTTTTGCTGGACGAACCCACGGCTTCTTTGGACGCAGACAACTGTGCTGTCGTGGTGTCGCTTATCCAGCAGGCCCGGGATCGCGGCGCGGCTATTGTAGGAATTTTCCACGACGCCGGGCTACGCGACCAGCTGGCCGACCGCCGAATACCCCTGATCAGCCCCGCAAAAGAGGAAGCAGCATGA
- the phnK gene encoding phosphonate C-P lyase system protein PhnK, which translates to MTNTAIAMTQEGLAEPLLKVNDLRKLYAPGKGVDGVDFELWPGEVLGIVGESGSGKTTLLQCLSGMLTPDSGQIEYTGKQGDKLDIYDITESQRRLLLRTDWGIVHQHPRDGLRMGVSAGANIGERLMAIGERHYGNLRSTGEAWLREVEIDTARIDDLPRTFSGGMQQRLQIARNLVTQPRLVFMDEPTGGLDVSVQARLLDMLRNLVVDLGLSVVLVTHDLAVARLLSHRLVVMRGGKVVEQGLTDQILDDPQHPYSQLLVSSVLTP; encoded by the coding sequence ATGACGAACACGGCAATCGCCATGACACAAGAGGGCTTGGCCGAGCCTCTGCTGAAGGTAAACGATCTGCGCAAACTCTACGCCCCCGGCAAAGGCGTAGATGGCGTCGACTTTGAACTTTGGCCCGGCGAAGTACTGGGAATAGTGGGCGAGTCCGGCTCTGGCAAAACCACGCTACTGCAATGCCTCTCTGGAATGCTGACACCAGATTCCGGACAGATTGAGTACACAGGCAAACAGGGCGACAAACTCGACATCTACGATATTACCGAGAGCCAGCGCCGGCTTCTGCTGCGCACCGACTGGGGGATTGTCCACCAGCATCCACGGGATGGCCTGCGGATGGGCGTAAGCGCCGGCGCCAATATTGGCGAGCGCTTGATGGCCATCGGTGAGCGTCATTACGGCAACCTGCGTTCAACAGGGGAAGCCTGGCTGCGAGAAGTGGAGATCGATACTGCCCGTATTGATGACCTGCCCCGCACCTTTTCCGGAGGCATGCAGCAGCGCCTTCAGATTGCCCGCAACCTGGTCACCCAGCCGCGCCTGGTCTTCATGGATGAGCCCACCGGCGGGCTCGATGTTTCGGTTCAGGCCCGCCTGCTGGATATGCTGCGTAACCTGGTGGTAGACCTGGGCCTTTCTGTTGTGCTGGTTACCCACGACCTTGCTGTCGCCCGATTGTTATCCCACCGGCTCGTGGTTATGCGTGGCGGCAAGGTGGTTGAGCAGGGCCTTACCGACCAGATACTGGATGACCCACAGCATCCTTACAGTCAGTTGCTTGTGTCTTCGGTGTTGACCCCGTGA
- a CDS encoding alpha-D-ribose 1-methylphosphonate 5-phosphate C-P-lyase PhnJ, which produces MTSAALNHNPGNPDDSQSDGQNDSQSNSTGYNFAYLDEQTKRMIRRCLLKAVAVPGYQVPFGGREMPLPYGWGTGGMQVTATIIGQDDVLKVIDQGADDTTNAVSIRRFFARTAGVATTESTRDASVIQTRHRIPETPLSHGQILVYQVPIPDPLRFIEPRETETRKMHALQEYGVMHVKLYEDIARFGHIATTYAYPVKVNGHYVMDPSPIPKFDNPKMHSNPALQLFGAGREKRIYAIPPFTRVESLDFEDHPFEIQGWDQTCEFCGSDHSFLDEVVTDDEGGRIFICSDTDYCNQRFETGARQEAV; this is translated from the coding sequence ATGACCAGCGCAGCTCTTAACCACAACCCTGGCAACCCGGATGACAGCCAGAGTGACGGCCAGAATGACAGCCAAAGTAACAGCACCGGCTATAACTTCGCCTACCTGGACGAGCAGACCAAACGGATGATTCGCCGATGCCTGCTGAAAGCCGTGGCGGTGCCAGGGTACCAGGTACCCTTCGGCGGACGCGAGATGCCTTTGCCCTATGGCTGGGGCACCGGTGGCATGCAGGTCACGGCCACTATTATCGGTCAGGATGACGTTCTCAAAGTGATCGACCAGGGCGCAGACGACACCACCAATGCGGTCAGCATCAGGCGCTTTTTTGCCCGCACCGCCGGCGTTGCCACCACAGAATCTACCCGTGACGCGAGCGTTATCCAGACCCGTCACCGGATACCGGAGACGCCGCTCAGCCACGGCCAGATACTGGTCTATCAGGTACCAATTCCCGACCCTCTGCGCTTTATCGAGCCGCGGGAAACCGAGACCCGGAAAATGCATGCGCTGCAGGAATACGGGGTGATGCACGTCAAGCTGTATGAGGACATTGCCCGCTTCGGCCACATCGCCACCACCTATGCCTACCCGGTCAAGGTCAACGGCCACTATGTGATGGACCCTTCGCCCATACCCAAATTTGACAACCCAAAGATGCACAGCAACCCGGCGCTACAGCTGTTCGGCGCTGGCCGGGAGAAACGCATCTACGCCATCCCGCCGTTCACCCGTGTTGAAAGTCTCGATTTCGAGGATCACCCCTTTGAGATCCAGGGTTGGGACCAAACCTGCGAGTTTTGCGGATCGGACCATTCCTTCCTGGATGAAGTGGTGACCGACGATGAGGGCGGGCGCATTTTCATCTGTTCTGACACTGACTATTGCAACCAGCGCTTCGAGACCGGCGCCCGTCAGGAGGCTGTATGA